Proteins encoded together in one Streptomyces sp. B1I3 window:
- a CDS encoding PRC-barrel domain-containing protein: MIHSADIREWRNLRVVDPKGRKIGVLEAVYVDTATDEPAMATVRIGLPTRHQLAFVPLDEAILGPDYVKVFYDKSLVKKAPTVGMDDILPAEAEEAIFQHYDLTYRPGAGGERQLARR, translated from the coding sequence ATGATCCATTCAGCCGATATCCGTGAGTGGCGCAACCTCAGGGTCGTCGACCCCAAGGGCCGCAAGATCGGCGTGCTCGAAGCCGTCTACGTGGACACGGCCACCGACGAACCTGCCATGGCCACGGTCCGTATCGGACTTCCCACCCGCCACCAACTGGCTTTCGTGCCCCTCGACGAGGCGATCCTGGGACCGGACTACGTCAAGGTCTTCTACGACAAATCGCTGGTGAAGAAGGCGCCCACGGTCGGCATGGACGACATCCTGCCCGCCGAGGCAGAAGAAGCGATCTTCCAGCACTACGACCTGACCTACCGGCCGGGCGCGGGTGGCGAGAGGCAGCTCGCGCGCCGCTGA